In the genome of Vicia villosa cultivar HV-30 ecotype Madison, WI linkage group LG7, Vvil1.0, whole genome shotgun sequence, one region contains:
- the LOC131620807 gene encoding sorting nexin 2B-like isoform X2, with translation MMDSENHTPEEHLHPHPLSSSKDELENLDLHKNLDLHESHDSVNSKSYSNYRSVMSTLSDSQNHPLSPPSLVIPADSDPLLAPPHREFTNPNSADNSSYIDPPSYADATFSLFDGETSSNGGDTPTRSSSEGLFFSRSSSSSSSEYLKITVSNPVKEQENSNSIVPGNSSYVTYLITTRTNVPEFGGSEFSVRRRFKDIVTLSDRLSEAYRGFFIPPRPDKSIVESQVMQKQEFVEQRRVALEKYLRRLADHPVIRKSDEFRVFLQVQGKLPLLTTTDVASRVLDGAVKLPKQLMGESLIAPSEVVQPAKGGRDLLRLFKELKQSMANDWGGSKPLVVEEDKEFLAKKERVQELEQQINGASQQAESLVKAQQDMGETMGELGLAFIKLTKFENEEAVLDSQRVRATDMKGVATAAVKASRLFRELNSQTVKHLDTLHEYLGLMMAVHSAFTDRTSALLTVQTLLSELSSLQSRAEKLEVASSKIFGGDKSRTRKLEELQETIRATEDAKNVAIREYERIKENNKSELERLDKERQADFLNMLKGFVVNQVGYAEKIANVWTKVVEDTAGYAKENT, from the exons ATGATGGACTCCGAGAATCACACCCCAGAGGAACACCTACACCCTCACCCTCTCTCCTCATCCAAAGACGAATTAGAAAACCTCGACCTCCACAAAAACCTCGACCTCCACGAAAGCCACGATTCCGTGAATAGTAAATCGTACTCTAATTACCGGAGCGTCATGTCCACGCTCTCCGATTCTCAAAACCATCCTCTCTCTCCGCCGAGTCTCGTTATACCTGCAGACTCCGATCCACTCCTAGCTCCACCGCACCGAGAATTTACAAACCCTAATTCCGCCGATAATTCCTCTTACATCGACCCTCCCTCTTATGCAGACGCGACTTTTAGTCTGTTCGACGGTGAGACATCTTCCAACGGCGGTGATACTCCGACACGAAGCTCCTCGGAAGGATTATTTTTCTCGAGATCTTCGTCGTCTTCGAGCTCGGAGTATTTGAAAATAACGGTTTCGAATCCGGTTAAGGAGCAAGAGAATTCGAATTCGATTGTTCCTGGGAATAGTAGCTACGTGACGTATTTGATTACGACGAGAACGAATGTTCCGGAGTTTGGAGGTTCGGAGTTTAGTGTAAGGAGAAGGTTTAAGGATATTGTGACGCTTTCGGATCGGTTATCGGAGGCTTATCGAGGTTTTTTTATACCGCCGAGGCCGGATAAGAGTATTGTGGAGAGTCAGGTGATGCAGAAGCAGGAGTTTGTGGAGCAGAGGAGGGTGGCATTGGAGAAGTATCTTAGGAGATTGGCGGATCATCCGGTGATTAGGAAGAGTGATGAGTTTAGGGTGTTTTTGCAGGTTCAGGGGAAGCTTCCGTTGCTGACTACGACGGATGTGGCGTCGAGGGTTTTGGATGGGGCGGTGAAGCTTCCGAAGCAGTTGATGGGGGAGAGTTTGATTGCGCCTAGTGAGGTTGTGCAACCGGCGAAAGGGGGGAGGGATTTGTTGAGGTTGTTTAAGGAGTTGAAGCAGTCAATGGCCAATGATTGGGGAGGTTCTAAGCCGTTGGTTGTGGAGGAAGATAAGGAGTTTCTTGCAAAGAAGGAAAGGGTTCAAGAACTTGAACAGCAAATCAATGGTGCATCTCAGCAG GCGGAATCACTTGTAAAAGCACAGCAAGACATGGGAGAGACAATGGGTGAATTAGGATTAGCATTTATTAAgttaacaaaatttgaaaatgaagAAGCTGTGTTGGACTCTCAGAGGGTACGAGCTACTGATATGAAAGGTGTAGCAACAGCTGCTGTGAAAGCTAGCAGATTATTTCGAGAATTAAATTCTCAGACTGTGAAGCATTTG GATACACTTCACGAATATCTTGGGTTAATGATGGCTGTTCATAGTGCATTCACAGATCGCACAAGTGCACTATTGACGGTACAAACCCTGCTTTCAGAACTCTCTTCTTTGCAATCAAGAGCTGAAAAACTTGAAGTGGCTTCATCTAAAATATTTGGGGGTGACAAATCAAGGACTCGTAAGTTAGAGGAGCTACAAGAAACCATAAGAGCCACAGAAGATGCAAAAAATGTTGCAATAAGAGAATATGAGCGGATCAAG GAAAACAATAAGAGTGAACTTGAAAGGCTCGATAAAGAAAGGCAGGCTGATTTCTTAAACATGTTGAAAGGATTTGTAGTTAATCAG GTTGGGTATGCTGAGAAAATAGCTAATGTCTGGACAAAAGTTGTTGAAGACACTGCCGGATATGCGAAAGAAAACACTTGA
- the LOC131620807 gene encoding sorting nexin 2B-like isoform X1, which yields MMDSENHTPEEHLHPHPLSSSKDELENLDLHKNLDLHESHDSVNSKSYSNYRSVMSTLSDSQNHPLSPPSLVIPADSDPLLAPPHREFTNPNSADNSSYIDPPSYADATFSLFDGETSSNGGDTPTRSSSEGLFFSRSSSSSSSEYLKITVSNPVKEQENSNSIVPGNSSYVTYLITTRTNVPEFGGSEFSVRRRFKDIVTLSDRLSEAYRGFFIPPRPDKSIVESQVMQKQEFVEQRRVALEKYLRRLADHPVIRKSDEFRVFLQVQGKLPLLTTTDVASRVLDGAVKLPKQLMGESLIAPSEVVQPAKGGRDLLRLFKELKQSMANDWGGSKPLVVEEDKEFLAKKERVQELEQQINGASQQAESLVKAQQDMGETMGELGLAFIKLTKFENEEAVLDSQRVRATDMKGVATAAVKASRLFRELNSQTVKHLQDTLHEYLGLMMAVHSAFTDRTSALLTVQTLLSELSSLQSRAEKLEVASSKIFGGDKSRTRKLEELQETIRATEDAKNVAIREYERIKENNKSELERLDKERQADFLNMLKGFVVNQVGYAEKIANVWTKVVEDTAGYAKENT from the exons ATGATGGACTCCGAGAATCACACCCCAGAGGAACACCTACACCCTCACCCTCTCTCCTCATCCAAAGACGAATTAGAAAACCTCGACCTCCACAAAAACCTCGACCTCCACGAAAGCCACGATTCCGTGAATAGTAAATCGTACTCTAATTACCGGAGCGTCATGTCCACGCTCTCCGATTCTCAAAACCATCCTCTCTCTCCGCCGAGTCTCGTTATACCTGCAGACTCCGATCCACTCCTAGCTCCACCGCACCGAGAATTTACAAACCCTAATTCCGCCGATAATTCCTCTTACATCGACCCTCCCTCTTATGCAGACGCGACTTTTAGTCTGTTCGACGGTGAGACATCTTCCAACGGCGGTGATACTCCGACACGAAGCTCCTCGGAAGGATTATTTTTCTCGAGATCTTCGTCGTCTTCGAGCTCGGAGTATTTGAAAATAACGGTTTCGAATCCGGTTAAGGAGCAAGAGAATTCGAATTCGATTGTTCCTGGGAATAGTAGCTACGTGACGTATTTGATTACGACGAGAACGAATGTTCCGGAGTTTGGAGGTTCGGAGTTTAGTGTAAGGAGAAGGTTTAAGGATATTGTGACGCTTTCGGATCGGTTATCGGAGGCTTATCGAGGTTTTTTTATACCGCCGAGGCCGGATAAGAGTATTGTGGAGAGTCAGGTGATGCAGAAGCAGGAGTTTGTGGAGCAGAGGAGGGTGGCATTGGAGAAGTATCTTAGGAGATTGGCGGATCATCCGGTGATTAGGAAGAGTGATGAGTTTAGGGTGTTTTTGCAGGTTCAGGGGAAGCTTCCGTTGCTGACTACGACGGATGTGGCGTCGAGGGTTTTGGATGGGGCGGTGAAGCTTCCGAAGCAGTTGATGGGGGAGAGTTTGATTGCGCCTAGTGAGGTTGTGCAACCGGCGAAAGGGGGGAGGGATTTGTTGAGGTTGTTTAAGGAGTTGAAGCAGTCAATGGCCAATGATTGGGGAGGTTCTAAGCCGTTGGTTGTGGAGGAAGATAAGGAGTTTCTTGCAAAGAAGGAAAGGGTTCAAGAACTTGAACAGCAAATCAATGGTGCATCTCAGCAG GCGGAATCACTTGTAAAAGCACAGCAAGACATGGGAGAGACAATGGGTGAATTAGGATTAGCATTTATTAAgttaacaaaatttgaaaatgaagAAGCTGTGTTGGACTCTCAGAGGGTACGAGCTACTGATATGAAAGGTGTAGCAACAGCTGCTGTGAAAGCTAGCAGATTATTTCGAGAATTAAATTCTCAGACTGTGAAGCATTTG CAGGATACACTTCACGAATATCTTGGGTTAATGATGGCTGTTCATAGTGCATTCACAGATCGCACAAGTGCACTATTGACGGTACAAACCCTGCTTTCAGAACTCTCTTCTTTGCAATCAAGAGCTGAAAAACTTGAAGTGGCTTCATCTAAAATATTTGGGGGTGACAAATCAAGGACTCGTAAGTTAGAGGAGCTACAAGAAACCATAAGAGCCACAGAAGATGCAAAAAATGTTGCAATAAGAGAATATGAGCGGATCAAG GAAAACAATAAGAGTGAACTTGAAAGGCTCGATAAAGAAAGGCAGGCTGATTTCTTAAACATGTTGAAAGGATTTGTAGTTAATCAG GTTGGGTATGCTGAGAAAATAGCTAATGTCTGGACAAAAGTTGTTGAAGACACTGCCGGATATGCGAAAGAAAACACTTGA